Proteins co-encoded in one Actinomadura luteofluorescens genomic window:
- a CDS encoding ATP-binding protein codes for MHPFTKDLAGICGEDVSTLVLEPDEQAPARARRFVAERFAAWGCADDHTGRTIVSELVTNALLHGEGPIVLRVFRDERDGLPTVEVWDGGAGRPVLRQENLTSIGGRGLLMVAALALDWGTRPLVEGGKLTWAKCGL; via the coding sequence ATGCATCCATTCACAAAGGACCTCGCAGGGATATGCGGCGAGGACGTTTCGACGCTCGTCCTCGAACCGGACGAGCAGGCGCCGGCCAGGGCGCGGCGGTTCGTCGCCGAGCGTTTCGCCGCTTGGGGCTGCGCCGACGACCACACCGGGCGAACCATCGTCTCCGAGCTGGTCACGAACGCGCTGCTCCACGGGGAGGGGCCGATCGTCCTGCGGGTGTTCCGGGACGAGCGCGACGGCCTGCCCACGGTCGAGGTCTGGGACGGCGGCGCAGGGCGGCCGGTCCTCCGGCAGGAGAACCTCACGTCCATCGGCGGGCGAGGGCTGCTGATGGTGGCCGCTCTCGCACTCGACTGGGGGACCCGGCCGCTGGTGGAGGGAGGGAAGCTCACGTGGGCGAAGTGCGGGCTGTAG
- a CDS encoding helix-turn-helix domain-containing protein: MAPDHWSSLVMAGHRETAMPQPPKRLTPSNSPLDLFGSEVRRYRALVDHSIKQLADKIPYSASFIGAVERAECHCERNFAEHCDAVLDTKQALSHLHDGLFGDKKDGFPEWFRKWPAVEEQAGTLKVYEPTVIYGLLQREEYASSLLFGDREATDARLARQSVLTRTDPVAPRLIYVLPELVLWYDVGGPDVMRAQLQHLVDAIGPRLSVQVIPNGVPHPGNEGAFVLATLPDGKEIALAETAARGIMMDTREDISRLKDRFDAICTQALPTSMSADLITRTIGEKWNHEPRTRLAQVEP, from the coding sequence ATGGCCCCCGACCACTGGTCATCGCTGGTCATGGCAGGTCATAGGGAGACCGCAATGCCGCAGCCCCCGAAGCGCCTCACCCCGTCGAACAGCCCCCTCGACCTGTTCGGATCAGAAGTCCGCCGGTACCGCGCGCTCGTGGACCACAGCATCAAGCAGCTCGCGGACAAGATCCCCTACAGCGCGTCCTTCATCGGCGCCGTCGAACGCGCCGAATGCCACTGCGAACGGAACTTCGCCGAACACTGCGACGCCGTCCTCGACACCAAGCAGGCCCTGTCCCACCTCCACGACGGCCTGTTCGGCGACAAGAAGGACGGCTTCCCCGAGTGGTTCCGCAAGTGGCCAGCCGTGGAAGAGCAAGCTGGCACCCTCAAGGTCTACGAGCCCACCGTGATCTATGGCCTGCTTCAGCGGGAGGAGTACGCGAGCAGCCTCCTCTTCGGCGACCGCGAAGCAACCGATGCTCGACTGGCTCGGCAGTCCGTCCTCACTAGGACGGACCCTGTGGCTCCTCGTCTGATCTACGTCCTGCCCGAGCTCGTACTCTGGTACGACGTTGGAGGGCCAGATGTGATGCGAGCCCAACTCCAGCACCTCGTGGACGCCATCGGACCTCGCTTAAGCGTTCAGGTCATACCGAATGGCGTGCCGCATCCTGGCAACGAAGGAGCGTTCGTTTTGGCGACGCTTCCAGATGGTAAGGAGATCGCTCTCGCCGAGACCGCTGCGCGTGGGATCATGATGGACACGCGAGAGGACATCTCCAGACTTAAGGACAGGTTCGATGCGATCTGCACGCAGGCCCTACCTACGAGTATGAGCGCCGACCTGATCACTCGCACCATCGGAGAGAAGTGGAACCATGAACCGAGAACTCGTCTGGCGCAAGTCGAGCCGTAG
- a CDS encoding DUF397 domain-containing protein: protein MNRELVWRKSSRSGSSGGNCVELAGLAGGVAIRDSKEPEGPVLLVPRAVLRAALRGLTDR from the coding sequence ATGAACCGAGAACTCGTCTGGCGCAAGTCGAGCCGTAGCGGCAGTTCTGGTGGCAACTGCGTCGAGTTGGCTGGACTGGCAGGTGGCGTGGCCATTCGGGACTCGAAGGAGCCGGAGGGGCCGGTCCTGCTCGTTCCGCGCGCTGTCCTGCGTGCGGCGCTTCGCGGCCTGACCGATCGCTAG
- a CDS encoding HAD family hydrolase: MRRFWQPGFWGRGRDEDHKSAGQVAAAAAAEFAPLPAPDPAAAAFFDVDNTMMRGASIYYFARGLAARKLFTMRDLAMFAWGQAAFRLRGSENSEHIGSAKEAALTFVAGQKVSGIVKLSEEIYDEVMADRIWHGTRTLALQHLDSGQQVWLVTATPVEVARTIAHRLGLTGALGTVAETREGVYTGRLVGNLLHGPAKAEAVRALAQREGLDLARCSAYSDSINDLPMLTAVGHPHAVNPDAELRAHARDHGWPIHDFRTGRKVTMVALPAAAGAGALAGGVAAGIALRRHYRTN, from the coding sequence ATGCGGCGATTCTGGCAGCCCGGTTTCTGGGGACGCGGCAGGGACGAGGACCACAAGAGCGCGGGTCAGGTGGCCGCCGCCGCGGCGGCCGAGTTCGCCCCGCTCCCCGCTCCCGACCCCGCCGCGGCGGCGTTCTTCGACGTCGACAACACGATGATGCGCGGCGCGTCCATCTACTACTTCGCGCGCGGCCTCGCCGCCCGCAAGCTGTTCACCATGCGCGACCTCGCCATGTTCGCCTGGGGGCAGGCCGCCTTCCGGCTGCGCGGCAGCGAGAACTCCGAGCACATCGGCAGCGCCAAGGAGGCCGCGCTCACGTTCGTCGCCGGGCAGAAGGTCAGCGGGATCGTCAAGCTGAGCGAGGAGATCTACGACGAGGTGATGGCCGACCGCATCTGGCACGGCACCCGCACCCTCGCCCTCCAGCACCTCGACTCCGGGCAGCAGGTGTGGCTCGTCACCGCCACGCCCGTCGAGGTCGCCCGGACGATCGCGCACCGGCTCGGCCTCACCGGCGCGCTCGGCACGGTCGCCGAGACCCGCGAGGGCGTCTACACCGGCAGGCTCGTCGGGAACCTGCTGCACGGGCCGGCGAAGGCGGAGGCCGTGCGGGCCCTGGCGCAGCGCGAGGGGCTCGACCTCGCGCGCTGCTCCGCCTACAGCGACTCGATCAACGACCTGCCGATGCTGACCGCCGTCGGCCACCCGCACGCCGTGAACCCCGACGCCGAGCTGCGCGCCCACGCCCGGGACCACGGCTGGCCGATCCACGACTTCCGCACGGGCCGCAAGGTCACGATGGTCGCGCTGCCCGCCGCCGCGGGCGCCGGGGCCCTCGCGGGCGGCGTCGCGGCGGGCATCGCGCTGCGCCGCCACTACCGGACGAACTGA
- a CDS encoding sigma-70 family RNA polymerase sigma factor translates to MSSLTLDAGVIPLPRHSRGPLARPAGRAGDRASDRAADQAAERAEMLKALVLRARDGDAEAFGSLYDHYVELVYRYVYYRVGTHALTEDLTSETFLRALRRICDFHWQGKDFGAWLVTIARNLVADHFKSGRYRLEVCTAELVEPDRPQEGPERAVLDAMTNRTLLRAVQRLNSEQQECVVLRFLHGLSVAETALIMDKKPGAIKALQYRAVRSLARMLPDDLRG, encoded by the coding sequence ATGAGCAGCTTGACCCTCGATGCCGGGGTCATCCCGCTTCCTCGCCATTCCCGCGGCCCTCTCGCGCGTCCGGCCGGCCGGGCCGGGGACCGTGCCTCCGACCGCGCCGCCGACCAGGCCGCCGAGCGGGCCGAGATGCTCAAGGCCCTGGTCCTGCGGGCGCGGGACGGCGACGCCGAGGCGTTCGGCTCCCTCTACGACCACTACGTCGAGCTCGTCTACCGGTACGTCTACTACCGCGTCGGGACGCACGCGCTCACCGAGGACCTCACCAGCGAGACGTTCCTGCGGGCCCTGCGCCGCATTTGCGACTTCCACTGGCAGGGCAAGGACTTCGGCGCCTGGCTGGTGACGATCGCCCGCAACCTGGTCGCCGACCACTTCAAGTCCGGCCGCTACCGGCTGGAGGTCTGCACCGCCGAGCTGGTCGAGCCGGACCGCCCGCAGGAGGGGCCGGAGCGGGCCGTCCTGGACGCGATGACCAACCGGACCCTGCTGCGGGCCGTCCAGCGGCTGAACTCCGAACAGCAGGAGTGCGTCGTGCTGCGCTTCCTGCACGGGCTGTCGGTCGCCGAGACCGCGCTGATCATGGACAAGAAGCCCGGCGCGATCAAGGCGCTGCAGTATCGCGCGGTCCGCTCGCTGGCCCGTATGCTCCCGGACGACCTGCGCGGCTGA
- a CDS encoding putative quinol monooxygenase yields MVDALLALLATLGALAATGLLVQRAYKDRLLYLIAWSFTQVGLTLALLSMSLGFMMGFNGAFFRVMELGAALVGPVWLALGMIELIARYVQVRFGAWLFTISYTVVAIVILILDPLKGSLGKSLPKPSATYDALPLLLIDGSHVVAVLALAGCTGVTAWLASKRDQEAAELLIPVALVALAGVLVVSGTRGFLPAPLAVIALGAAAGLVWYGAMRTIPVYDEDAEGYDEYGDEPATGYEEQGYSKAAKAAKAAKAEPVPAPTPPPDPRRELRFPEPASEELRYPENTSIPEQPAYPAHGDPAGPTTVDGPLAGPLDRSPLDRSPLAGLAKPGALGGDLANACGQITVYTLLDGREDAFDRLAADLVKAALATEPETLVFACHEVVGGPTQRIFYQLFRDQAAFAAHRRQPHLQRFLGESRTHVIATNVIELKLGPAKVPLPAPEFPGR; encoded by the coding sequence ATGGTCGATGCTCTTCTCGCGTTGCTGGCGACCCTTGGTGCCCTGGCGGCCACCGGGTTGCTGGTTCAGCGCGCCTACAAGGACCGGCTGCTCTATCTGATCGCCTGGTCGTTCACGCAGGTCGGGCTCACGCTCGCGCTGCTGTCCATGAGCCTCGGCTTCATGATGGGGTTCAACGGCGCGTTCTTTCGCGTCATGGAACTCGGCGCCGCGCTGGTCGGCCCGGTGTGGCTCGCGCTCGGCATGATCGAACTGATCGCGCGGTACGTGCAGGTCCGGTTCGGCGCCTGGCTCTTCACGATCTCCTACACGGTCGTCGCGATCGTGATCCTGATCCTGGACCCGCTCAAGGGCTCGCTCGGCAAGAGCCTGCCGAAGCCGAGCGCCACCTACGACGCGCTGCCGCTGCTGCTGATCGACGGCTCGCACGTCGTCGCCGTGCTCGCGCTGGCCGGGTGCACCGGGGTGACCGCCTGGCTCGCCAGCAAGCGCGACCAGGAGGCCGCCGAGCTGCTCATCCCGGTGGCGCTGGTCGCCCTCGCGGGCGTCCTGGTGGTCAGCGGCACCCGCGGGTTCCTGCCCGCGCCGCTCGCGGTGATCGCGCTCGGCGCCGCCGCCGGGCTGGTCTGGTACGGCGCGATGCGCACGATCCCCGTGTACGACGAGGACGCCGAGGGCTACGACGAGTACGGGGACGAGCCCGCGACCGGGTACGAGGAGCAGGGCTACAGCAAGGCGGCCAAGGCGGCCAAGGCGGCCAAGGCCGAGCCCGTCCCGGCGCCGACCCCGCCGCCCGACCCCCGGCGCGAACTGCGCTTCCCCGAGCCGGCCTCCGAGGAACTGCGTTACCCCGAGAACACCAGCATCCCGGAGCAGCCCGCCTACCCGGCGCACGGCGACCCCGCCGGGCCCACGACGGTGGACGGCCCGCTCGCCGGTCCGCTCGACCGGTCCCCGCTCGACCGGTCCCCGCTCGCCGGGCTCGCCAAGCCGGGCGCGCTCGGCGGCGACCTGGCGAACGCGTGCGGCCAGATCACCGTCTACACGCTGCTGGACGGGCGTGAGGACGCCTTCGACCGGCTCGCCGCCGACCTGGTGAAGGCCGCGCTGGCGACCGAGCCCGAGACGCTGGTCTTCGCCTGCCACGAGGTGGTCGGCGGCCCCACGCAGCGGATCTTCTACCAGCTGTTCCGGGACCAGGCCGCGTTCGCCGCGCACCGCCGCCAGCCGCACCTGCAGCGCTTCCTGGGCGAGTCGCGCACCCACGTGATCGCCACGAACGTGATCGAGCTGAAGCTCGGTCCCGCCAAGGTGCCGCTCCCGGCGCCGGAGTTCCCCGGGAGGTGA
- a CDS encoding glutaredoxin family protein, with product MARDIMITLLGKPGCHLCEDARAVVERVARDLDVPWEERDITRSEQDTEQYWEQIPVTLINGVQHDFWRVDEARLRAAIANLR from the coding sequence ATGGCGCGCGACATCATGATCACGCTGCTCGGCAAGCCCGGCTGCCACCTGTGCGAGGACGCCCGCGCGGTGGTCGAGCGCGTCGCCCGCGACCTGGACGTGCCGTGGGAGGAGCGCGACATCACGCGGTCCGAGCAGGACACCGAGCAGTACTGGGAGCAGATCCCCGTCACGCTGATCAACGGCGTCCAGCACGACTTCTGGCGCGTCGACGAGGCCCGCCTGCGCGCGGCGATCGCGAACCTGCGCTAA
- a CDS encoding redox-sensing transcriptional repressor Rex — protein sequence MTPRQNRHRDRAGRGIPEATVARLPVYLRALTGLQERDVATVSSEELAAAAGVNSAKLRKDLSHLGSYGTRGVGYEVEYLVYQISRELGLTQDWVVAIIGVGNLGRALAGYGGFASRGFRVAGLLDADESIVGQEISGMTVEHTDRLEDMIAGHGVSIAVIATPAGAAQGVCDRVVAAGVTSVLNFAPVVLSVPDGVDVRKVDLSIELQILAFHEQRKAGGPDGFAPLAPAEAPAGAAQYVETVEA from the coding sequence GTGACACCTCGACAGAACCGCCACCGCGACCGCGCGGGCCGCGGCATCCCCGAAGCCACCGTGGCGCGGCTCCCGGTCTACCTGCGGGCCCTCACCGGGCTCCAGGAGCGCGACGTCGCGACCGTCTCCTCCGAGGAGCTCGCGGCCGCGGCCGGCGTCAACTCGGCCAAGCTCCGCAAGGACCTGTCCCACCTCGGCTCCTACGGCACCCGCGGCGTCGGCTACGAGGTGGAGTACCTCGTCTACCAGATCTCCCGCGAGCTCGGCCTCACCCAGGACTGGGTCGTCGCCATCATCGGCGTCGGCAACCTCGGCCGGGCCCTGGCCGGCTACGGCGGTTTCGCGTCCCGCGGCTTCCGCGTGGCGGGCCTGCTCGACGCCGACGAGTCCATCGTCGGGCAGGAGATCTCCGGCATGACGGTGGAGCACACCGACCGGCTGGAGGACATGATCGCCGGGCACGGGGTGTCCATCGCCGTGATCGCGACCCCGGCCGGGGCCGCCCAGGGGGTGTGCGACCGCGTGGTCGCCGCCGGCGTGACGAGCGTTCTGAACTTCGCCCCCGTGGTGCTGTCGGTGCCCGACGGGGTGGACGTGCGCAAGGTCGATCTGTCCATCGAGCTGCAGATTCTCGCGTTCCACGAGCAGCGCAAGGCGGGCGGGCCCGACGGCTTCGCCCCGCTGGCGCCCGCGGAGGCGCCGGCCGGCGCTGCGCAGTACGTGGAAACGGTGGAAGCATGA
- a CDS encoding glutamyl-tRNA reductase — protein sequence MSILVVGLSHRSAPVAVLERAAVAGDDLVKLLHAVHASPNVAEAAIVSTCNRVEIYAVVGKFHGGVSAISELLALHSGVPMDDLSRHLYVHYEERAVQHAFAVACGLESMVVGEGQILGQIRQAFRLAQEEGTLGRDLYDVLQQSLRVGKRAHHETGIDKAGASLVSVGLDVAARHLGPLGGVRALVVGAGSMSSLAAATLSRAGAREIVVANRTPARAARLAESLDVPSRAIELAELDAALAEADLVVSCTGAAGLVITAGQLAARGIGADGRRRFLLDLALPHDVDRSVRDLPGVELAGLDDLRTAQEATQAIGPEAVEAVRRIVCTEVEAFLSAARAAAVAPTVVALRSKAAEVVEAELTRLTGRVPEMDVRARKEIEQTVRRVVDKLLHAPTVKVKELAAAPGGDSYADALRELFDLDPKAPEAVARADMGDAEVGAAWDPNPDCADADCVSPASLPGQEAMSEAMSEAMSDAMSEPPDGVNVETVNAQAASVRAVSARDAVPAHEGEEA from the coding sequence ATGAGCATTCTGGTCGTAGGCCTCAGCCACCGAAGCGCGCCCGTGGCGGTGCTGGAGCGGGCCGCGGTCGCCGGTGACGATCTCGTCAAGTTGTTGCACGCCGTGCACGCCTCCCCGAACGTCGCGGAGGCCGCCATCGTCTCGACCTGCAACCGGGTCGAGATCTACGCGGTCGTCGGCAAGTTCCACGGCGGCGTCTCGGCGATCTCGGAGCTGCTGGCCCTGCACTCCGGCGTCCCGATGGACGACCTGTCGCGGCACCTGTACGTCCACTACGAGGAGCGGGCCGTCCAGCACGCGTTCGCCGTGGCGTGCGGGCTGGAGTCGATGGTCGTCGGCGAGGGGCAGATCCTCGGGCAGATCCGGCAGGCGTTCCGGCTGGCCCAGGAGGAGGGCACGCTCGGCCGCGACCTGTACGACGTCCTGCAGCAGTCGCTGCGGGTCGGCAAGCGCGCCCACCACGAGACGGGGATCGACAAGGCCGGCGCGTCGCTGGTCAGCGTGGGCCTGGACGTCGCCGCCCGGCACCTCGGCCCCCTCGGGGGCGTCCGCGCGCTGGTGGTCGGCGCCGGCTCGATGAGCTCGCTGGCCGCCGCCACCCTGAGCCGCGCCGGGGCGCGCGAGATCGTGGTCGCCAACCGGACCCCCGCGCGGGCCGCGCGCCTCGCCGAGTCGCTGGACGTCCCGTCCCGCGCGATCGAGCTGGCGGAGCTGGACGCGGCCCTCGCCGAGGCCGACCTCGTGGTGTCGTGCACCGGCGCCGCCGGCCTGGTGATCACCGCCGGGCAGCTCGCGGCCCGCGGGATCGGGGCGGACGGGCGGCGCCGCTTCCTGCTCGACCTGGCGCTCCCGCACGACGTGGACCGCTCCGTCCGGGACCTGCCGGGCGTCGAGCTGGCCGGCCTGGACGACCTGCGCACCGCGCAGGAGGCCACGCAGGCCATCGGCCCGGAGGCGGTCGAGGCCGTGCGGCGGATCGTGTGCACGGAGGTCGAGGCGTTCCTCAGCGCCGCCCGCGCCGCCGCGGTCGCGCCCACCGTCGTCGCGCTGCGCAGCAAGGCGGCCGAGGTGGTGGAGGCCGAGCTGACCCGGCTGACCGGGCGGGTTCCGGAGATGGACGTCCGGGCCCGCAAGGAGATCGAGCAGACCGTGCGGCGCGTGGTGGACAAGCTGCTCCACGCGCCGACCGTCAAGGTCAAGGAGCTGGCGGCGGCGCCGGGCGGCGACTCCTACGCCGACGCGCTGCGCGAGCTGTTCGACCTGGACCCGAAGGCCCCCGAGGCGGTGGCCCGGGCGGACATGGGCGACGCCGAGGTCGGCGCCGCCTGGGATCCGAACCCCGACTGCGCGGATGCCGACTGCGTCAGCCCAGCGTCCTTGCCGGGGCAGGAGGCCATGTCAGAGGCGATGTCAGAGGCGATGTCCGACGCCATGTCCGAGCCGCCGGACGGTGTGAACGTCGAGACGGTGAACGCGCAGGCCGCGAGCGTGCGGGCGGTCAGCGCCCGCGACGCCGTCCCGGCGCACGAAGGAGAAGAAGCGTGA
- the hemC gene encoding hydroxymethylbilane synthase, which produces MSTGSRGPLRLGTRKSLMATTQSQGVADALSRLTGHAVELVGVTTQGDVSKALLAQIGGTGVFVNALRDKVLSGEVDFAVHSLKDLPTSETPGIALAATPARDDARDALCGPAKLADLPRGARIGTGSPRRVAQLRALRPDLEIVPIRGNADTRLRKVTDGELDAVVLAHAGLKRIGRLDAVSEVFDPDQMLPAPGQGSLALECRADRDDLRALLGTIDDAPTRRAVTAERTVLAVLEAGCSAPVGTYAAEVDERLHLTATVAAYDGSRQVRLSASGHPDAAEQLGRDLADRLLAQGADQLMGERE; this is translated from the coding sequence GTGAGTACCGGGAGCAGGGGCCCGCTCCGGCTGGGCACCCGCAAGAGCCTGATGGCGACGACCCAGTCGCAGGGCGTCGCCGACGCGTTGTCGCGGCTCACGGGGCATGCGGTGGAGCTTGTCGGGGTAACGACGCAGGGTGACGTCTCCAAGGCACTGCTCGCCCAGATCGGCGGCACGGGCGTGTTCGTCAACGCGCTCCGCGACAAGGTGCTGTCCGGCGAGGTGGACTTCGCGGTGCACTCGCTGAAGGACCTGCCGACGTCCGAGACGCCCGGGATCGCCCTCGCCGCCACCCCGGCCCGCGACGACGCCCGCGACGCCCTGTGCGGCCCCGCCAAGCTCGCCGACCTGCCGCGCGGCGCCCGGATCGGCACCGGCTCGCCGCGCCGCGTCGCGCAGCTGCGCGCGCTCCGCCCGGACCTGGAGATCGTCCCGATCCGCGGCAACGCCGACACCCGGCTGCGCAAGGTCACCGACGGCGAGCTGGACGCCGTGGTGCTGGCGCACGCGGGCCTGAAGAGGATCGGCCGGCTGGACGCGGTGAGCGAGGTCTTCGACCCCGACCAGATGCTGCCCGCCCCGGGGCAGGGTTCGCTCGCGCTCGAATGCCGCGCCGACCGGGACGACCTGCGCGCCCTGCTCGGGACGATCGACGACGCCCCGACCCGGCGCGCCGTCACCGCCGAGCGGACGGTCCTGGCGGTGCTGGAGGCGGGCTGCTCCGCGCCCGTGGGAACATACGCTGCCGAAGTAGATGAAAGGCTGCATCTGACGGCGACCGTCGCGGCGTACGACGGCAGCAGGCAGGTGCGGCTGTCCGCAAGCGGCCACCCGGACGCCGCGGAGCAGCTCGGACGCGATCTCGCGGACCGGCTGCTCGCGCAGGGGGCCGACCAGTTGATGGGGGAACGCGAGTGA
- a CDS encoding uroporphyrinogen-III synthase — protein sequence MVGMGPGDPGLLTLRAAAELERADTVVVSRAHCPAEILTHCRPDAEILDTADGDPVKLAARAAKAGRRVVRLFRGDPGVACNYAAEGGALAKAGVPFEVVPGVSSVTAVPGYAGIPLTDAANREIRVVDASEGGVDWERFAAPDATLVVLGAEGAVAEVCKGLVAAGRPDSTPAAMTSLGTTTEQETVVSTLARLAPDTKGMETPALIIVGDVVNWRDKLSWFETKALFGWRVLVPRTKEQAASLSDQLRGYGAVPDEVPTISVEPPRTPQQMERAVKGLVTGRYEWVVFTSTNAVKAIREKFTDYGLDARAFAGLKVAAVGEQTAAALVEFGVHPDLTPSGEQSGEGLAREWPPYDEDLDPINRVLLPRADIATDVLIARLTELGWECEDVTAYRTVRAAPPPAPIREAIKGGGFDAVLFTSSSTVKNLIGIAGKPHNVTVIAVIGPQTAKTAEEYGLRVDVMADKPSVSALAEALAEYGAKRRAAQIEAGDPLRKPSQMRRGARRRK from the coding sequence ATCGTCGGGATGGGGCCGGGCGACCCCGGCCTGCTGACCCTGCGCGCCGCCGCCGAGCTGGAGCGCGCCGACACCGTCGTGGTGAGCCGCGCCCACTGCCCGGCCGAGATCCTGACCCACTGCCGCCCGGACGCCGAGATCCTCGACACGGCGGACGGCGACCCGGTGAAGCTCGCCGCGCGGGCCGCCAAGGCGGGGCGCCGCGTCGTCCGGCTGTTCCGCGGCGACCCGGGGGTGGCCTGCAACTACGCCGCCGAGGGCGGTGCGCTGGCCAAGGCGGGCGTCCCGTTCGAGGTGGTGCCCGGCGTGTCCTCGGTGACCGCCGTGCCCGGGTACGCGGGCATCCCGCTGACCGACGCCGCGAACCGCGAGATCCGCGTCGTCGACGCCTCCGAGGGCGGCGTGGACTGGGAGCGGTTCGCCGCCCCGGACGCCACGCTGGTCGTTCTCGGCGCCGAGGGCGCGGTCGCCGAGGTGTGCAAGGGCCTGGTCGCGGCGGGACGGCCCGACTCCACCCCGGCCGCGATGACGAGCCTCGGCACCACCACCGAGCAGGAGACCGTCGTCTCCACGCTGGCCAGGCTGGCGCCCGACACCAAGGGCATGGAGACGCCCGCCCTGATCATCGTCGGCGACGTCGTGAACTGGCGCGACAAGCTGTCCTGGTTCGAGACCAAGGCGCTGTTCGGCTGGCGGGTCCTCGTGCCGCGCACCAAGGAGCAGGCCGCGTCCCTGTCGGACCAGCTCCGCGGGTACGGGGCCGTCCCGGACGAGGTTCCGACGATCTCCGTCGAGCCGCCGCGCACGCCCCAGCAGATGGAGCGGGCCGTGAAGGGCCTCGTCACGGGCCGCTACGAGTGGGTGGTGTTCACCTCCACGAACGCGGTCAAGGCGATCCGGGAGAAGTTCACCGACTACGGCCTGGACGCCCGCGCGTTCGCCGGGCTGAAGGTCGCCGCCGTCGGCGAGCAGACCGCCGCCGCGCTGGTGGAGTTCGGCGTCCACCCTGACCTGACCCCGTCCGGGGAGCAGTCCGGCGAGGGCCTGGCCCGGGAGTGGCCGCCCTACGACGAGGACCTCGACCCCATCAACCGGGTGCTGCTGCCGCGCGCCGACATCGCCACCGACGTGCTCATCGCCCGGCTCACCGAGCTCGGCTGGGAGTGCGAGGACGTGACCGCCTACCGGACGGTCCGGGCCGCGCCGCCGCCCGCGCCGATCCGCGAGGCGATCAAGGGCGGCGGGTTCGACGCCGTGCTGTTCACCTCGTCCTCCACGGTGAAGAACCTGATCGGGATCGCGGGCAAGCCCCACAACGTCACGGTGATCGCCGTGATCGGGCCGCAGACCGCCAAGACGGCCGAGGAGTACGGGCTGCGCGTCGACGTCATGGCCGACAAGCCGTCGGTGTCGGCCCTCGCGGAGGCGCTCGCGGAGTACGGTGCCAAGCGGAGGGCGGCCCAGATCGAGGCGGGCGACCCGCTCCGCAAGCCCAGCCAGATGCGCCGGGGCGCCCGGCGCCGGAAGTAG
- the hemB gene encoding porphobilinogen synthase yields the protein MSAQFPVARPRRLRRTPAMRRLVAETRLSPADLVLPVFVKEGISEAQPVASMPGVFQHTRDSLRKAAHEAAEAGVGGLILFGIPAEKDGAGSAADDPDGIVQQALRDLRSDLGDAIVVMTDLCLDEYTDHGHCGILTASGEIDNDATLERYASIALAQAEAGAAVVGPSGMMDGQVGAIREALDGAGHSDIAIMGYSVKYASAYYGPFREAAECAPRFGDRATHQQDPANADESLREVFLDLDEGADMVMVKPAGAYLDIVRRVRDAVDVPVVAYQVSGEYAMIEAAAEKGWIDRERTIMESLVSIRRAGADIVLTYWATEVARRLA from the coding sequence ATGTCTGCACAGTTCCCCGTCGCACGCCCGCGGCGGTTGCGGCGCACGCCCGCGATGCGCCGGCTCGTCGCCGAGACCCGGCTCAGCCCCGCGGACCTGGTGCTGCCCGTGTTCGTCAAGGAGGGCATCTCCGAGGCGCAGCCGGTCGCGTCCATGCCGGGCGTGTTCCAGCACACCCGCGACAGCCTGCGCAAGGCCGCCCACGAGGCGGCCGAGGCCGGCGTCGGCGGCCTCATCCTGTTCGGCATTCCTGCCGAGAAGGACGGCGCGGGGTCCGCCGCCGACGACCCGGACGGCATCGTCCAGCAGGCGCTGCGCGACCTGAGGTCCGACCTCGGCGACGCGATCGTGGTCATGACCGACCTGTGCCTGGACGAGTACACCGACCACGGGCACTGCGGCATCCTCACCGCGTCGGGCGAGATCGACAACGACGCCACGCTGGAGCGGTACGCCTCGATCGCCCTGGCCCAGGCCGAGGCGGGCGCGGCGGTCGTCGGCCCGTCCGGGATGATGGACGGCCAGGTCGGCGCGATCCGCGAGGCCCTGGACGGCGCCGGCCACTCCGACATCGCGATCATGGGCTACTCGGTGAAGTACGCCTCCGCGTACTACGGCCCGTTCCGCGAGGCCGCCGAGTGCGCCCCGCGGTTCGGCGACCGGGCCACCCACCAGCAGGACCCGGCCAACGCCGACGAGTCGCTCCGCGAGGTCTTCCTCGACCTCGACGAGGGCGCCGACATGGTCATGGTCAAGCCCGCGGGCGCCTACCTCGACATCGTGCGGCGCGTCCGCGACGCCGTCGACGTCCCGGTGGTCGCCTACCAGGTGAGCGGCGAGTACGCGATGATCGAGGCCGCCGCGGAGAAGGGCTGGATCGACCGCGAGCGCACGATCATGGAGTCGCTGGTGTCGATCCGCCGCGCCGGGGCCGACATCGTCCTCACCTACTGGGCCACCGAGGTCGCCCGCCGCCTGGCCTGA